GGAAGTGCTGTTGGACGTCCTGGTCACCGACGAGGACGGCAACGTGGTCTTCGGATTGGGGCCGGACGACTTCGTCATCGAGGAGGAAGGCAACGAGCTGGCGCCCGAATCGGTGACCTTCTACAGCAACCGGCGGTTCCTGGAGATGGCGGCGCCGGAAGGGGTGTCGGTGGATCGGGTGCCGGAGGATCGCTACTTCGTCGTCCTCCTCTACAACCCGCCCACCGCCGATTCCCGCTCGTCCCAGCTCTTCTTCCGCCTCGCCGACGCCAGCCGCCGAGCGGCCCGTTGGGCCTACGAGGAGCTGCTGCCCAACGATTGGGTGGCGGTGATGAGCTATGACAGCGGCCTGCGCCTGCACCAGGACTTCACCACCGACCGCAAGGCCATCGACCGCGCCCTGCGCCGCGCCGCCGCGGGCAAGAAGCCGGAAGGGCAGTGGAAGTCCCGCTCGGGTTCGGAAGGCGGCGGGCCGTCGCTGGAGCATCTACCGGTGGACAAGGAGCTGATGCAGAGCACTCCGACCATCTATGCCGGGCTGACCGTGTTGGCGGAGGCGCTGGGGGAGATCCGCGGGCGCAAGAACCTGATCCTCTTCGGAATGGATTTCCCCAGCCAGCTGTCGGTGGTTTCCGGCCCCACCGATCCGGTGCGCTATCCGCCCATGATGCAGGAGCTCAACGCCTCCAATGTGGCGGTGCACACCATC
Above is a window of Acidobacteriota bacterium DNA encoding:
- a CDS encoding VWA domain-containing protein, whose protein sequence is MLAVDSLRASRALLVVFLFLLWSPGFVEAQAPQPKKPSAAFGEEMEVSEVLLDVLVTDEDGNVVFGLGPDDFVIEEEGNELAPESVTFYSNRRFLEMAAPEGVSVDRVPEDRYFVVLLYNPPTADSRSSQLFFRLADASRRAARWAYEELLPNDWVAVMSYDSGLRLHQDFTTDRKAIDRALRRAAAGKKPEGQWKSRSGSEGGGPSLEHLPVDKELMQSTPTIYAGLTVLAEALGEIRGRKNLILFGMDFPSQLSVVSGPTDPVRYPPMMQELNASNVAVHTIALANRVDQETLYQLAEDTGGIHDWNFPDFSVPLRGIAKQNNGYYLLSYRSAHPRNDSGYQEVEIRTVNPEFEVLARGGYLYGQ